The Dyella sp. 2HG41-7 sequence GCTTGGTAGGTGGGCTGGCGACGGCTCGCAGCATACCGTCCATGCGCAAGCGCACGCGATAATTGCTTTCGTATGGCTCAAAGTGGATGTCCGAGGCGCCGCGCCGAATCGCATCCACCAGAATTTTGTTGACAAACTTAACGACCGGGGCGTCGTCGTTGGCCGTTGCATCAATGCCGCCGCCTGAAGACTCGCCGTCTTCATCGACCGATTCCAGCGCTAGATCTTCCAAATCACCGCCGCCGAGGTCGGGAGTGACATTGCTAAGCGTGTTAACGGTGGCGTCAATCGCCCGGCTCAGCTGGGCACGCTCCACCAAAACCGGTTCCACCATGCAATTGGAGTGGAACTTGATTTCATCCAGGGCGTGCAATTGCATCGGATCGGCAATGCCGACGAAGAGGCGCTTGCCGCGTTTCATCAGAGGCAGGGCTTGGTGCTTAGTCATCAAGTCCTGGCTGATCAGGTTGATCGGCATGCTGGACTGGGCAAGCGCCGTTACATCAAAGATAGGCATGCCAAATTCAGCCGACGCAACCTGGGTCAACCGGCTGTTATCGACAAGCGACTGATCCAATAACCAGGCGGTCAGCGTCTTTTTTTGCTGATTCGACTCGGTAACGGCCTTGCGGACGTCGGCTTCTGGCAGCACTCCCTCGGAGACGAGTCGACGGGCTAGTCCGGACAGGCCAAGTGCGCTGGGCTGCGGCTGGGATGACATGACGAAACCTACCTAAATCCCCTGATTGGATTCGAATTTAGCGCACATCGGAGCCTCAGGCTATGGACCTGGGCCGGTTTTCCAGTAGTGCCTGAGCGCTGAGGGCCGGAAAGGTCTTCTGATTGGTCGATAAGGTGAACTGAATCACCCGAACTCGAGGTCGCCTTCCATAGGTGGCGTACCTTCGGCAGGTTATGATCAATCAACACTCAGGGAAATTCAGGTTTGAACAGTCTAAGCATCATTTTGCCCGCCAAAAACGAGGCGCGTGCGTTGACCGACCTATTGCCGAAGCTCCGTGCAGCACAGCCGGCCGCCGAAATCATCGTGGTCGATGATGGCTCTACCGACGACACCCCCCAGATTTGCGCACATTCCGGCGTGACATGCCTGTCCTCTCCTTACTCGATGGGAAACGGCGCGGCGATTAAACGCGGTGCCCGCGCTGCGCGAGGCGATGTGCTGGTATTTATGGATGGCGATGGGCAGCACAGCGAAGTCGATGTTGCTCGACTTCTGGCGAAATTGGACGAAGGCTACGACATGGTCGTCGGCGCCCGTGATTGGGGCAGCCAGGCCGGCGTTGGACGCGGCGTCGCCAATACGCTTTACAACTGGCTGGCCACTCGGATGACCGGTCACGCAGTAACCGACCTTACTTCCGGTTTTCGCGTCGTGCGCGCGGAAAAATTCCGCGAGTTTTTACACCTATTGCCGAACGGCTTTTCATATCCAACCACCAGCACTATGGCCTTCTTTCGTAGTGCCTACCTGGTCGCCTATGTACCGATCAAGGCGGCGCAACGCGTGGGCAAGAGCCATATACGCCCGTTGCGCGATGGCGTGCGTTTCCTGCTCATCATCTTCAAGATTGCCACCCTGTATTCGCCGCTGAAGTTGTTCGTACCAGCAAGCGCGCTGTTCTTTTTGTTGGGCTGTGCGAATTACGCTTGGACCTACGTGCATGAGGGGCGCCTCACCAATGGTAGTGCCTTGATGTGGAGTGCTGCGGTGATCGTGTTTTTGATCGGATTGGTGTCTGAGCAGATCACGGCCCTTCTTTACACACGTTTCGGTCGCTAATGGCCACAATTTCGAAAAAATGGGCAGAAGGGTTTGCCCATACCCCCTTGCACCCGCAATGGTTGTTGGGCCGGAGATCGGCGCCGTCGGGATTAGCTCATTGCACCGGCAGATTCTTGGATATTGGTGCTGCTGATTGCTGGGTTGAATCCTTGCTGCCAGCGGGTGTGGAGTATGTGGCGCTTGACTATCCTTCCACGGGGCGTGACTTGTACGGCGGAACGCCGCATGTCTTTGCCGATGGAGCATGTTTGCCTTTTCCGAATGAATGCTTCGATGGTGTTGCGTGCTTGGAGGTGCTGGAACACGTGCCTGATCCAATGGCCGTCATGACCGAAATAGAACGTGTGTTGAAACCAGCTGGGCGCGCTTGGATATCCATGCCGTTTCTCTATCCTCTGCACGACTTGCCTTTCGATTTTCAACGATATACCGAACAGGGATTGATGCGGATCGCCAGCCGGTGTGGATTGCAAGTCGTCTCTATTCAGCGGCGCAATCATGCGATTGATACGGCTGGCCTGCTGCTCTGCCTTGCGATTGCTGGTGGGATATATGCGCAGAGGCGGATATGGCGGGCCTGCTTGTTGCCATTTGCAGCAATGATGGTCTTGTTCACGAATTTGGCTACATGGGTGCTTGCGCGGATATGGCCCGATTGGACGCATGTTGCGACCGGGTATGCAATGGAGGTACGCAAGCCTTGAACACGACGGAGAGTCGAGATGCACCACCGACGCTGGTAGTTGTAGCCTCGACCTATCCCCGGTGGCACGGAGATCCGGAGCCTGCTTTCGTCCATGAGTTGTCACGCCGCTTCATCGGACGCTTCCGCGTGATTGCGGTTGTTCCGGATGCGCCAGGTGCTGATGAGAGCGGCGTGCAAGATGGCGTCGAGGTTGTTCGCTTTCGGTACGCACCACGCATCTTACAGACCTTGGTGAATGACGGAGGCATCATTGCCAATCTGCAGAAAAGCTCATGGAAGCCGTTGCTTCTGCCTACTTTTGCGATCTCGCAGTGGTGGTCGGTGTGGAGGCTGTTGCGAAGGAACAAGGTCGATGCAATTCATGCACACTGGCTGCTTCCACAGGGGTTGATTGCGGTGCTGGCGTGCAAGCTGACACACCGAGCACCTCCCGTGCTTGTGACTTCGCATGGCGCCGATTTGTTTGCACTTCGTGGATTCTTGCCGAGTTTGCTGAAACGCTTTGTCGCCCGGAACGTCGACATGTTCACTGTGGTCAGTGAAGCCATGCGTCCCGAGTTGGCGCGAATTGGCGCGCGTATGGAAAGGGTGCTCGTCAGGCCGATGGGGGTAGATCTTCTGCATGTCTTCAAGCCAGATTCATTAGTGGAGCGTGCTGACCAGGAGCTGTTGTTCGTCGGAAGGCTGGTGGAAAAGAAAGGTCTTCGTTATCTAATTGATGCCATGCCGGAAGTGCTGAAATCGATACCAGACGTGCGTCTTTTTGTCGTTGGCTTCGGCCCGGAGCGTACCAGGTTGGAAAACCAAGCAAGCAGTCTCGGGCTGAGCGACAAGATCCAGTTCGTTGGCCCATTGCCGCAGGCATCACTGCCGGCCTATTACCAGCGCGCAACTGTTTTCGTGGCACCCTTCATTGAAGCCGAGTCAGGGGACCAGGAGGGACTCGGGCTTGTCGCTGCGGAGGCTGCAGGCTGCGCTTGTCCTGTCATCATCGGCGATGTGCCCGGTGCACACGGACTTCTGAACCCGAGCTGCGCGAAATTCGTGCGGCCGAAGAATACGGGCGAGCTCGCAGCTGCAATCGTCGAAGTGCTCAAAGATCGGGCAGGGCGAGAACAACGAGCTTTGCGGGCGCGCGAACGCGTTTTGAAAACTATCGATTGGAATGTGGTATCCAATGGATATGCCGAGCTCATTGACGGCATCGTGAAATCTCGGCACTGACGCATGAGCGTGTTATTTATAGGTAAGCGTTTCTATACCAATCGTGACGCGTTGCGCGAAAAGTACGGCCGCATCTACCAGTTGCCAAGATATTGGGCGCGGTCCGGGATCAAAACGCAATTGTGGTTGGTCGACTATCACAGCCATGACACCGTCCGAGCGAGTGATGATTCGCTGGATGTGATATCGACTCCGGTTCGAAACCTGGCCTTGTTCAAGCACTGGTTTTTCGGTGGCTACGCGCAAGAGAAGGGGGTCGACACAGTCGTTGCCAGCGGCGATTGCTACATAGGCTGGATGGGCTGGCGAATAGCCCGAAAACTCGGTGCGCGATTCATGTTCGACGTTTACGACAAATATGATGAGTTCGCCGGGTATCGCAGCCTCCCTGGGTTTGATCTTTTCCGATATTTGATGAGAAAGGCCGATGCAAACCTGTTTGCAAGCCGGGCTTTAATGGACCACTACAGCGATGTAGCGAAATCGAGCCTTTTGGTCCCCAACGGAATCGATGAGGACTTGTTCAGACCCAGATCGTCCACCGAGAGTCGGGCAGCAATGGGGTTGACGCCGGAACAGAAAGTCATTGGCTACTTCGGCAGTTTGACGGAAGATCGCGGCATCTCCGATTTGATCCGAGCCATTGCCATACTTCGTGAGCGGGATGGCAGTGTTGTACTGCTGCTAGCAGGAAAGCGGGAAGGCACGCTCCAAGTTGTCGGAAATGGGGTCGTCTATCTCGGAAATCTTCCGTTCGAACGTGTTCCGACCGCGATGGCTTGCTGTGACGTTTTAGCTTTGCCTTACCGCAGATCGCCGTTCCTCGATATGGCCTCCTCATGCAAGATCGCTGAATACCTCGCGATGGAGCTTCCGATTGTTGCCACCAGCTCGCCAAACATCGTTACCAACTTTCCGGAGGAGGTGACGCGGCTGGGGGAATTTATCGCCAAGCCATCAGATGCCGCCGATCTTGCCAGGGCTCTTCGGGCGCAATTGCAAGCAAAGGTTGTGATTCGCCAGCGGAGGTCTACGACTTGGAAGGTGATTGCTGATGCACTCGCCCATGAATTGCCACTTTGAACCTAGTGCGAAATAGTGAGCTAGATGAAAGGCAATTTATCTCATGTGACCTGCATAGATACTCGCGAGTAGCTTGGAATAATCATCGATGTCCACGATTCCAGACATATCTGTCATTACTGCGACTTACAATGCCTGTGCATCCATAAAGAAATGTTTGCTCAGCGTGGCAAGCCAGACAGGTGTGTCTATTGAGCACATCGTGATCGATGGCGGATCGCAAGATGGCACGGTGGACATACTGCGTGAACATGATGCCGGACTAGCATATTGGTGTTCGGAGCCCGATGGTGGCATCGCGGATGCAATGAACAAGGGTGTGGCGCGCGCAACCGGAGAATGGGTGATATTCATTCATGCGGACGACTGTTTGGCGGACCCCGGGGTGCTGGCGCAAGCTTTAAACAAGATCACGCTTAATGCCGATGTTGCCGTGTTTCCGGTTTTCTTCGGAACGGAATCGAGCTACAGATTGGTGCGGCCCAAGCCGGTAAGCTACATGACCAACTTCAAAATGGGGATGTGTCATCAGGGTATGCTAGTGCGGAATGAGTTGTTTCGGCGCATTGGCAGTTTTGATACCAGCTTCAAGGTCTGTATGGACTACGAACACATCCTCAGAGCCTTGCGCAATGGCGCGCGCCTAATAACTTATGAGGCGCCCGTCTTGAGCTGTATGAGTGATGGAGGTATCAGTAGCCGCCTCGATTGGCCGGCAGTGCGCAGGCGCATGCAAGAGGAGAAGCGGGTCAATGAAAGGTATGCACAATCGCGCTTGCTGCGCGGCATCCTGCGCGTGTATTGGTCGCTGTATATACCCTATCGTCGATTGCGCGCATGGATTCACGAAGTTGGACTGACTTGAACGCTGGTACTCAGTGATTGATCGTTCCTGGTCTGTCGAGCTCTGCTTCCATCATCCTGTGGACAACATCAAGCATGGCACTCTTAGCGCGCCATCCGAGCAGCTTGTGCGCCATAGCCGGATTGGCCCTGCTTTCAGTCAAGTCGGTCGGGCGGAACAATTTTTCGTCTGTGACGACATGATCGCGCCAGCAAAGTCCCACCGATGCGAAGGCGGCACTGACGAACTCCTCCAGGGTGCAAGTATGGCCCGTGGCGATCACCAGATCTTGCGCGTCGTCCAACTGCATCATCATCCACATCGCCTCGACGTATTCGGGCGCCCAGCCCCAATCGCGCGATATCGAAAGATTGCCCAAATGCAATTTTTCCTCGCTTCCGGATGCAATTCTCGCCGCTGTCGAAATGATTTTTCGAGTGACGAAGCGTTCGGGGCGCAGCGGCGATTCGTGGTTGAACAAGATTCCAGTGCAGGCGTGCAGGCCATATGCTTCGCGATAATTGGCTACCGACCAGAAAGCAGCGGCTTTAGCGACGGCGTAAGGGCTCCGAGGGCGAAAGGGGGTGCCTTCATCACAAGGTTGAGCGGCGGCAGCCCCGAAACATTCGCTTGACCCGGCGTTGTAAAACTTCGTCTTGGCCCCGGTAAAGCGGATGGCTTCGAGAAAATTCAACGTTGATATGCCGATGCTTTCCATCGTTTGCAGCGGTTGTTCAAACGACATGGCAACGGAACTCTGCCCGGCCAAGTTGTAAATCTCATCTGGAGCCACTTGGGAAATAGCTTGCAGAACATTTCTGAAATCAGTGGTGGCGATCGATAAGAGGCTCATTTCATCTTTTATACCCAGCGCCCTTAGATTGTTGAAACCTTCCATCTGCGCGTCGCGCGAGCTCCCGAAGACTTCATAACCCTTCGAAATCAATAGTCTCGCCAGGTAACTTCCGTCCTGGCCACTTACTCCGCATATAAGAGCGCGCTTCATGGAGGTTCAAGCCTCAGCAAGTCGTTTGTATTGATTAAGCGTTTCGAGGGCGCACTTTTCCCAGGAAAATTGCTTGACTCTCTGATACCCCCGCGCGATCAGGATAGATGATCGCTGTTGGGACGAAACCACCCGCTCGATCGCCTCGCAAATATCGTTCGGATCGTGCGGATTGAAAAGTTCGGCCGCGTCACCAACAACTTCGGGAAGCGAGCTGGTGCCAGAGCATATTACTGGACAGCCAAGGGCCATGGCCTCAAGGGGCGGTATGCCAAACCCTTCATACAAGGATGGATAGATAAACGCGACAGCGCCGGAATAAAGGTTTGCAAGCACCTGATCGTTGCCTTCGACATGGTGGACATCCTCAGTCGATATTCCAAGCGACCGCATTGATCTCTGCTCTTCATCGGTAAATCCGCCGCCACCAAAGAAGACCATTGCGAAAGACTTTTCCAATTCCGGTGATTGGCTGTATGCGCGGATCAGATTTGCAAAATTTTTGTATCCATCGCGATTTCCGACGTATAGCAAATAGGGCTTGTTGCCCGGCAAATGGAACTTATCATCCACTGCTGTCTTTCCAATCAGCGAATGACCGAGGTAGACGACGGAAGTCCTATGCTCGGGCACCTGGAAAAGTTCAATCAAGTCGCGCCGCGTGTTCTCGGAAATGCAAATGACATGATCGGCGTTGCGCAGTGCGACCTGCTTCATCGCTGTAGTCCTTCCTTCATCACTGAATGACTCCGGAAAGCGTTCGTGGATCATATCGAAGGCAGTCAGTACGCGTTTTGATCGTTTTGGCGCATAGCTCGTCGAGGCATAATAAGTCTGGTGAACGATGTCTATGCCCTTACGGCGCTTGATCGAGGCGGTTCCGGCGATGATGTCGAAAAGATCAAGCGCGACAGTCGAGCCGCGGAATTTCGAGAGGCGAACTCCTCGACATAACGATTGAGGACCGTTTTCCAGATAAGCGTTGATATGCAGCGGCGCGAAAATATCGGTAGAGTTGCCTTGCGTCGATGAAATCCGGCTTGCCAGCTCAAAAAAATATCGAGAAATACCGCCATACTTCTGCCGAATAAAAATCTGATGGTCGTAGATTATCTTCATGATGATGAGGTTCTATTCATGCTGTGCCCTCAAGCGTGCCGCATTCGCGTCTTGATGCTGCGCTGGATTTCGGAGAACTTGAGTCTTGTTTCATGCAGGATTTGTTTTCTTGCGGCGCGAAAATTTAAACGACAAAGTCTCCACATAAGCAGGAGCTTCTGTCTCCTGTTCGCGGCCTGTGCCGATTTCATCGCGATGCGTGACAAGTCCAGAAACGGAACAAACCAGTGCACAAAGCCAGTGCGATATCTGGAAAAGATTTTCAGCTGATTGCTGGCGCCGTGTCGGCCAAGTTCCACATGACCGTAGTCTAGGCGGCAGAATTTACCGATCTTGAGCAGTTGCACGATCAATGCCCAATCGGCTCCGAGAAAATGTTTGGGCTGATGCAACCAGAAGCCAAGCTCCTTTCGACGAAACAATGAATAAAACCTGCCGTTGGCGTGCCAATCTTCAAAAAACGCGATTATGTTTTCATTTACATCGTCATCGCAAAGCGTTCTGTCCCCCATGCGAATCGGGTCGGGTTCCATTCCCTCGAATCGAGTCGGGCAAGTTGATCCGATATATCCGGAGTTGCTATCCAGATAGCTGACACACAGTGCCAGAAAATCGCGCGAGCGCACGTCATCCGCGGCGGCCCACATGAAATATTCGGAATCGGCTGCCTGTAGGACAAAGTCGAAGTTCGCCTCTGCGCCGATATTGATAGCCTGCCTGAAGTAGAAGATGCGAGAGTCTTCCCTAGCGAGTTCGTTGCATATCTCGGACGTGGCATCCGTGGATGCATTGTCTGAAACGATCAGTTGGAAGTCAGAAAATGATTGCTGTAAAAGCGATTCAATGGCGGCAGCCACGGTTTTTTCGCCATTGAATACAGGCATGCCGATCGCTACGCGATTTTTTCGATCTTTAGACATGCGGCACCGTTTCAATCATCTTTTAGCCATAAACTCGAAACCTGCTTCCAGCCTGCGTTCCAAATGCAGGCTGCGACTGATACGGCGAATGCAATCGCAGCGAGAAAAACTTGTTCAATGGTGGCGTTTAGCCGGATAGAGCATGCGAACAGTGGCACCACCACCACGCTTGCCAAGGTTATGGGCGCCAGTACGCACTTTAGATACCAGGGCCTCCTCGCCGGATCCAGAAGCTTTCCATAGGCTAGCGGGGCCGAAAACAGCATGTACCCCAAGTTCAATAACATCCACGGCCATGCCGCGCCCTGCAAGCCGTACTGCCTCGTCAAGGTTATGGTCAGGATCGGAAACAGCGCGGCAGCGATCAAATTCTGGATTAGTGTAAGTCGGGTCTTTTTGTGAGCGAGTTGCAATGCATAGGGTAGGTGCATGAATGCATTGCACATAGTTCCAATGGAAATCAGAGTCAAAGGCACACTCGCAGAACTGGCTGCGATCTGGTTGCCGGTCCATGCGAGCAGCAGTGCATGCCCGAAAAAGGCCAGTACGAGCGTTGTAGGCACTACAGCGACTGACAAAAGGCTCGCCGCCTGTAGATAGGTTTCTTGAAGGTCTGATTTGCTGCCATGCCCATCGGCGAGCTGTGCAATTCTCGGATAGTAGGTATTGAATACCGGTCCGGTCGCTCGCAACGTCAAGGTGCCAGCCGACCAAGCGATCATGTAATAGCCGAAAGATTCCAACGGCAATAAACGAGACAGTATGACCTTGTCGAGTTGAGTGAGGATCAGACCCAACACGTTGATGAGTCCGACACTTACGGTGAACCTGCCGGTGCTGTGGATTGACTGCAGCCGGAATCGCGCTTTGGGAGAGTCCAGAGACTTCCAAACCGTCACATGAAAACAAACCAAAGTCAGAGCACTAGCCACGCACTGCCAGGCAAAGAAGACCGTGACCGTTGGCGAATATAGCCAAAGCAATAATATTGCGCCGACGCCCCTACAAGTCGTCGACACCGAATTAATTATGTTTAAGCTGACTTGTCGCTGCAATCCTATCCAGCAGCCGATGTAGAAAGCCAATGGGAATTGCAACGCGATGGCGATGCCGGCAAGGATCAAGCCACGGCTGATATCGGCATATTTTTCCTTTGGCACGTGGAGCCATGAGTCGGCAAGTGTTGGCGCCAGTAAAACCAAGCCGACCCCGACCACAACCGCGATAAGCAGGAACAGCACTTCGACGGTGCGAAGCATGTCGGCTAAATTCTGGCGGTCTGCCCCTGTACTGGCCGGATAGGCAACGGCCTCGCGAGTGACGGTTGCCCCTAAGCCGCCGTCCATGATCACCAGCAAGGCGCTCAGGGTTATGAAGAATCCGATGAGACCGAATCCTGAGGCACCTATGAAATGGAGATAGAAGGGTACGAAGACCAGTGCCATCAGTGCCGACCAGCCCTGTCCGAACAGGTTGGCAAGCAGGTTGCTTCGGATATGCCGCGTCTGCACAGTTTAATTTTGCAAGAGTGTCAGACCGTCAACCGAGACGGCGTAAGAAGCCATCGGGAGCCACCGTAATCAACAACTTGCTTTCCAAAGTCGAATCAAGTTCGAAGTCGAGCCTCGCGCCATCAGCGGCGTGATGTCCCTCTTGTTTCAGTCGCCGCAAATATTCCCACACCGCAGTCTTGGGATTGTTCCCCTTTCCCCAGGGGCGATCGGGGTACATTGTGTCTGGAAGATCTTCAACCACGGTATCGAACACAACGCAGTAGCTATTGGGACTGACCAAGGGCGCGTAGGCCTCAAGTTCAGCCAAGACATGTTCATGGGTGTGGTTGGAGTCCAAGATCACCAGCACACGCTGGTGATCAGCAGTTGCGGCATAAACCTTCTCAATAGTTTCTGGAGCGATGGAGGATCCTTGGATCATGCTGATCCGATGTGCCATCGGGTGCGCCTCGATAGCCGCTCGATTGTGTGCGCGGATGTCGATGTCGATGCCGAGCACGCGACGCCGCGGCGATTTCGGATCGAGCACCTGACCCGTCTCGACCGCATCGCAATAGTCCAGCAACGCAAGCATCGAAGCACTCAGAATCAACGAGCCGCCGTGCGCAATGCCGGTTTCAATGACGAGGTCAGGTTTAACTCCCCAAATCAACTCCTGCAGAGCGACCATATCTTGCGGGTACTGGATTATCGGCCGACCTAACCAGCGAAAGTTATAAGAATAGTGATGCGGAAGTGTATTCAACAACCAGTCGTGCGATTTCTTTGCAAGATTGGTATCTCGACTGAGCGCCTCAATATTGCGCGAAACCGAGTTTTCGAACTCGAATACTGCGTCAGTGCCGAGGTTCTCATGGGTGGTCATTTTTGATCCTTGAAATACGGTCGCGCAGGGCAGCCTGTGACAGTTGTTCCAGCCACAACGTCCCGGGTTACTACGGCGCCTGCACCGATTATTGCATGCGCCCCAATTCGGATACGCGGGAGAATGACGGCTCCAGTTCCGATGAATGCGAATTTGTCTACCATTACCTCGCCGGCGAGCGTCGCGCCAGGGGCGATATGCACGCCATCGCCGATGACGCAATCATGATCAACGGAAGCGTTGGTGTTGACGATGACTGCTTCGCCAAGTTGTGCGCCCGCGCATACTGCACTCATCGCTAGAATCTGGCAGCCGTTTCCGACTTGCACATCACCTGCTACGAAGGCGCGAGCATGTACGATTGTGAGAGGGGCGTAGCCTCGGCCTCTGAGCCAATGCGTGCGTGATAGCCGATCCTCTCCCTGGGATCCACCGATTGCTACGCAAGCATGGATTTGGTGATGGCCGGGGCTAGTTTGCTCCCAATCGAGAAATCCTGGTTCGCCATGGAAAATGGGTACGTCTTCGAATGGTGATTGGATGTTTCGATTGTCAAACAGCGCTACGAGTCTCGCGCGGTCGGCGGGGAGCGCTTCTCGCAGTACCTTCGCCTGCCCAGTAGCTCCCCAGAAGATGACCGACATCATCGTGCTGCTCCGAGCACGTGAGTGACATGTGCGCAGACCCGCGCCAAGTCGGCGTCCGAAAGGTCGTGATAACTGGGCAGGTTCAGAGCTCGACGTGAAAGCGAGTAGCTGACATGGTGAGAAGGTTGAGCATCGAACAAACCCAGTGACGAAAGCGGCCAAAAAAATACACGACCGTCGATGTTGTCAGCTTTGAAGATGTCCAGCAGTGCACTACGGTCGAACGTTACACGTTCGTCTACGGCAATCGTGGGCATCCAATAGCCGTTGACGGTACCAAGAGGCTCAGGATTCATAGACAACGGTAGGTTGGCGAATGTGTCGCGGTAGTACTCGAATATTCTGCGTTTGGCAGCAATCAAGTCCTCGATACGCTCCATTTGTGCGCAACCGATTGCGGCTTGCAGATTTGACATCTTGAACTTAAATCCGATTCGCTCCGGCCAGAATTGCCGCTTGTCGCCGCGCGCACGGCCGTGATTTGACAGCGTCAGTACGCGCTCGTACAACGAGTCGTCATTGGTGACGAAGATCCCACCTTCACCAGTGGTGACGGTCTTGGTGCCGTGAAATGAGAATGCGCTAAAGGTGCCCATGGAGCCGGCGCGTTGACCATGCCACACAGAGCCGATCGCTTCGGCGGCGTCCTCGATAAGATACAAATTATGTTTGCGAGCAATGGTGGCCAACGAATCCATGTCGCAAAGATTGCCGTAGAGGTGAACGGCAAGAATCGCCTTTGTTTGCGGAGTGATCGCGGCCTCCACCGACGCAGGATCCAAGCACCATGTGTCCGGCAGCACATCAACCAAGACGGGTTTTGCGCCGAGGTGAGCGATAGGAGCGGCGGAAGCTATCCAATTGATATCACCGAGTATGATCTCGTCGCCAGCACCGATGCCAAGTCCTGCCATTCCCATGTGCAATGCACCAGTGCCACTCGACGTCGCAATGGCGTGGCGAACCCCCAGGTGTTGCCGGAAAAGGTCTTCGAAGCGCTCGATATATTCATAACAGCGTTCACCCCAGCCGTTTGTCGCAGCATCTGCTGCGTAACGACTCTCAAGTTCCGTGATAGACGGCTTGGTGTAGTAGATCCGGCTTTTGCGAAGATCATTCATGACACGACCAATTGCGGGATTGCTGTGATGAACCTTCCGCCCCAGTCGCGGATATAGTCAAGTTGTTCTGTGATTTCATCGCGCAGATTCCAAGGCAGAATGACCACGAAATCAGGTTGAGTATCTCGGATATGCGATTCCGCGACTACGGCAATGCGGGAACCGGGAAGATGGCGTCCCTGTTTGTGCGGGGAGGCATCTACGACGTAATTAAGCAGATCGGAACGAACACCGGCGTAGTTGAGCAAAGTATTGCCCTTCGCTGCGGCTCCATAGCCAACCACCTGTTTGCCGGAGCGCTTGCTTTCAAGCAGGAAGGCCAGAAATGAGTTCTTGATAGCGTCAGCCAGCGGCTGGAAGCCATGGTAATAGTCGATCTCCAACATACCGGCGAAGCGTTCCTTGGCCAGCAGAGTGGCGACGGCAGGCGTTTCGGTGCGTGAGGCATTGTCGTGGCAGGCCCACAGACGCAGCGAGCCGCCGTGCGTTGGTAGTTCCTCAACATCCCAGATGCGCAATCCGTGGCTGGAGAAAATCCGTTGCACGGTGTGGAACGAGAAATACGAAAAGTGTTCGTGATAGACGGTATCGAACTGTCGCTGCGCAACCAGTTGCAGCAGATGTGGAAATTCGACAGTGATCACGCCCTGTACCGAAAGCACGACGCCAAGTCCTGCGACGAAGTCATTGAGGTCTGGTACATGCGCCAGTACGTTGTTGGCGATCACAAGGTCGGCTTGGCCTCGCGTCGCCGTGTAATCCAGCGCGAAGCGTTTGCCG is a genomic window containing:
- a CDS encoding glycosyltransferase family 2 protein, which produces MNSLSIILPAKNEARALTDLLPKLRAAQPAAEIIVVDDGSTDDTPQICAHSGVTCLSSPYSMGNGAAIKRGARAARGDVLVFMDGDGQHSEVDVARLLAKLDEGYDMVVGARDWGSQAGVGRGVANTLYNWLATRMTGHAVTDLTSGFRVVRAEKFREFLHLLPNGFSYPTTSTMAFFRSAYLVAYVPIKAAQRVGKSHIRPLRDGVRFLLIIFKIATLYSPLKLFVPASALFFLLGCANYAWTYVHEGRLTNGSALMWSAAVIVFLIGLVSEQITALLYTRFGR
- a CDS encoding class I SAM-dependent methyltransferase, which gives rise to MDIGAADCWVESLLPAGVEYVALDYPSTGRDLYGGTPHVFADGACLPFPNECFDGVACLEVLEHVPDPMAVMTEIERVLKPAGRAWISMPFLYPLHDLPFDFQRYTEQGLMRIASRCGLQVVSIQRRNHAIDTAGLLLCLAIAGGIYAQRRIWRACLLPFAAMMVLFTNLATWVLARIWPDWTHVATGYAMEVRKP
- a CDS encoding glycosyltransferase; this translates as MNTTESRDAPPTLVVVASTYPRWHGDPEPAFVHELSRRFIGRFRVIAVVPDAPGADESGVQDGVEVVRFRYAPRILQTLVNDGGIIANLQKSSWKPLLLPTFAISQWWSVWRLLRRNKVDAIHAHWLLPQGLIAVLACKLTHRAPPVLVTSHGADLFALRGFLPSLLKRFVARNVDMFTVVSEAMRPELARIGARMERVLVRPMGVDLLHVFKPDSLVERADQELLFVGRLVEKKGLRYLIDAMPEVLKSIPDVRLFVVGFGPERTRLENQASSLGLSDKIQFVGPLPQASLPAYYQRATVFVAPFIEAESGDQEGLGLVAAEAAGCACPVIIGDVPGAHGLLNPSCAKFVRPKNTGELAAAIVEVLKDRAGREQRALRARERVLKTIDWNVVSNGYAELIDGIVKSRH
- a CDS encoding glycosyltransferase — encoded protein: MSVLFIGKRFYTNRDALREKYGRIYQLPRYWARSGIKTQLWLVDYHSHDTVRASDDSLDVISTPVRNLALFKHWFFGGYAQEKGVDTVVASGDCYIGWMGWRIARKLGARFMFDVYDKYDEFAGYRSLPGFDLFRYLMRKADANLFASRALMDHYSDVAKSSLLVPNGIDEDLFRPRSSTESRAAMGLTPEQKVIGYFGSLTEDRGISDLIRAIAILRERDGSVVLLLAGKREGTLQVVGNGVVYLGNLPFERVPTAMACCDVLALPYRRSPFLDMASSCKIAEYLAMELPIVATSSPNIVTNFPEEVTRLGEFIAKPSDAADLARALRAQLQAKVVIRQRRSTTWKVIADALAHELPL
- a CDS encoding glycosyltransferase family 2 protein; its protein translation is MSTIPDISVITATYNACASIKKCLLSVASQTGVSIEHIVIDGGSQDGTVDILREHDAGLAYWCSEPDGGIADAMNKGVARATGEWVIFIHADDCLADPGVLAQALNKITLNADVAVFPVFFGTESSYRLVRPKPVSYMTNFKMGMCHQGMLVRNELFRRIGSFDTSFKVCMDYEHILRALRNGARLITYEAPVLSCMSDGGISSRLDWPAVRRRMQEEKRVNERYAQSRLLRGILRVYWSLYIPYRRLRAWIHEVGLT
- a CDS encoding GDP-mannose 4,6-dehydratase — encoded protein: MKRALICGVSGQDGSYLARLLISKGYEVFGSSRDAQMEGFNNLRALGIKDEMSLLSIATTDFRNVLQAISQVAPDEIYNLAGQSSVAMSFEQPLQTMESIGISTLNFLEAIRFTGAKTKFYNAGSSECFGAAAAQPCDEGTPFRPRSPYAVAKAAAFWSVANYREAYGLHACTGILFNHESPLRPERFVTRKIISTAARIASGSEEKLHLGNLSISRDWGWAPEYVEAMWMMMQLDDAQDLVIATGHTCTLEEFVSAAFASVGLCWRDHVVTDEKLFRPTDLTESRANPAMAHKLLGWRAKSAMLDVVHRMMEAELDRPGTINH